DNA sequence from the Flavobacteriales bacterium genome:
GCGATTCATCAGTGCATCCACTTTCCCATTACATTCGCCTTCATGAAAAACACTTTGAATTCTGCTGCTCTATCTGTATTGACCTTGATCGCACTAGCTAGTGTATTGATCTCTTGTGGACCGAAACAGGATCTGGTACAGGCAAGTCCTGCTGAAGAGAGTTCAGAGGAGGCCGAGAAAGAAGAGATCCTCAGTGAAGAGGAGATGTTCTTCAAAGGATATCGGAAGGGTGCTGTGGTCCATGATCCAGAATTGGATGGTACGTGTGAATATCAGATCTTCTTGAACCTGACGGAGAAGCTCGAGACTTTGGAATTCCCAGAGGATTTCAAGGAAAACGGTCTAGAAGTCTATGTCAAATATTCTCTGCAGCGCAGACCTCAGCAATGTGAAGGAAGCCAGCCGGTAGATATCATAGACATCAAAAAAATAGAGGAGCGGTGATACCGCCCCTCTGATTCTTTCAATTATTCTACTCGACTTAGTGGGTCATCTCACGATGATGCGCTTGACTTTCCCTCCTTGCTGATCTCCTAGACGGATAAGGTAGGCACCCGGAGTCGCATAGGACATATCCAGGTCGTACTCGTACACGCCATTCACCGGATAGACCCAGTTCTGTGCCACCACTTGTCCAGAGGTATTATATATGGCTATGATAAGATCCTTGTTGAGGGTCTCATTCACGAAACGGATATTGAAGCGGTCATCCTCAAAAGTTGAGATGATCATTTCACCATCACCGAGATAGGATTCATTCAGTCCAACAGAACCGATATTGGCGGTATAGTCCTCCGTTTCACCATAGGTGGTCTCTTCGCAAGCATCCGTTGGAACTGGATTGTTCCAATTGGTCTTAACGCGCATGATGTGCTCACCAAGAGTAGCATCAACAGGTACGACCAGGTCCATGGTCTCGGTATAGGAGCCTCCTCCTTGACCATCTGCGATCACGTAGTTATCGACCACTACTTCTTCATCTTCAAAAACGAAGTTGTCGTTCATGTCGATCCAAGCCACAACATACTGCGATCCATACTCGGTGGTAATGGTCAGGTCATAGGTGGTTCCTTGATCCAGATTCACAGTCAGGTCGGTATAGTCACCATAACCATCCGGATCACACCCGGAATTGTTGTCGATGTTGGAAAGGATCAATTGAACGATACCATCTCCCAATGTACAATTGGTCTGAGGTTGGCAGAACTGCTTGGTCACCGTCTCTGTGGATGAGTCGTTGCTGGGATCGCTGTCGGATGGGAGAGAGGTATAGGCTGTGATCTCATAATCTCCTATCTGACTGAAGTCTCCAGTCTCTGAGAAAGTATAGGACATCTCCGTATCTCCTTCTAGGATATCGGCCACATTCTCGATGATCGGAGCACCGGCATTGATCGTGTATGCTACATCGAAACCCGATTGGGCTTCTCCACCGAAATTCTGAATGGTCACAGTGATTGCTTCCGATCCAGTAAGATCTGTGCTGCTCACCGGTGCATCGATACTGGTCACACCAAGGTCGTTCGGGTCCAAGTGGGTGACATCTGAGACCGTTGCATCATTACTCGTATCCTCATCTCCTGAGAGTGAAGTGGTAGCTGAGATCATATAGGTCTGTCCTTGTACAGAGAAATCACCCGTCTGCGCAAAAGTGTACTGCACATTGGCTCCACTGGCTATAGGTCCCGGGACCGTGCCGGTCTGCGGTGTACCTCCATCTATCTGGTAGCTGACGGGAACATTGCTCTGCTCATCGATTCCATAGTTACGTACGGTAATGGTCACTGCTTCAGCAGCTCCGAGGGTCCCGTTTACCGGAGCGTCTACACTGATCACTCCTACGTCCGTATTGAAGTCAGGGGCAAGCTTGAATACACCCACTACATTATCTCTTCCCGGATTGTGATATTCCGCGATGTGCCAGAAGGTCTTCTCATCTTCCGGATCTACCGTGAGGTGTACGTAGTCGGCCAGTCTATTACCAGGACAGTCATTCGATCCTTGAGCGATCAAGGTCTCTTCTACCGTCATGACTCCCAGAGGATCGGCTGCGTAGCGTCCTGTGTATTGGATAGCGATGCTCTCTGTAGAACTCACCGTGGTGTAGGCCATTCCGATATTCCCGCTCTCATCCATGGCCATGGATGCGGAGAAGGCATCTTTCTCATTCGTGGAGACATAGGTCCCTTCCTGATAGATGCTCCACGGTTCACCGTCCGCATCTTGACGTAGCTCGTACCAACGGATAGCACCGGTCTCACCGGCCGTCCCATCAGCGTCCACCAAGAAGTTGAAGACCGCTGAGTTATAGGTCGGGAACTTCCGGAATTGTGCCTGATTCATTACCGTTGCCTGAAGTCCGTCTACATCAGGCCCTGTGGGTTGTTCGAAATTGGAGAAACTTCCTCCATCGAATACACTGGTGAAATCCTCTGTGACGATCTCTTCGGGTCCGCTGATCGTTGAATTAGCAATGTTACCCCAGTCTACATCTATGGTCCAGAGTTTCAGATGGTCATCGGAAATTCCGCCCCAAGCATCATCCTGCAGATACACGATGGTAGCGTCACCTGCGGCAGGGAGGTCTCCACCTGTGACATTGAATGCTTGCGGGCTATAGAATCCACTGGTGGCGATACCCGTCAAAGGGAAACCGACATACTGGACCGGATTTCCATCGAGCATCTCATCTCGCTCGACCACCCACACGCGGTCGCCATTAGCTCCATTGTTGACATTGGCAGTCACATAGTAGCCATCAGACCAGATGGAGAATTTGGTATAGTCTGGGAATGAACCGGTAGTGAATTGGGCCTGATAGACAAACCATCCGTCATTCACCGGGTCAGGTCCTTCGGAAATGGCCATTTCGAATCCGTTGGGAGAAGCATCGAATTCGGTGATGATATAGCGGTCTGCCCACTTATCATAGAGTACGATCGGATCCCCAAGAGTATTGTTGGTCAATACCGTTCCCAATGATGCTTCAGGGACCAAAGGGTTTCCGTCCTTATCGAAGATGCGGAAACCGAAATTCCAAGCTGCGAGATAGTGATTCGGCCCTACACAACCTGTCGGGTCGGTAACACCTATATTGGAGTTCTGGTCTGCATCGAAGACAAGTAGAGGCTCCTTGCTCTGATATTTAATTGCGGTCTCTTGAAGCAGTCGCAAGGGATCGTCTCCCTTGGGATACCCTTTCCCAGGTACACTCTTATTGGCCCCTCTTCTTTTAGGTGGTGCTTCATGTACTGTTCTGTTATCTGCGGGTATGAAGGTCCCGTTCTCAAGCTGTTCTGCTATGCTCGGCACATAGCGTATATTGGTGACAAGCCCATTGGATGAAGGACCGGCCGTTTTAGAGTTCTGCCCGAAACATACCAGGACAGCAAGAATAGAAAGGGTCGATAAGATCTTTCTCATGGTCTATTGAAGGTTAATCGTTATTGGTTTTGAATTGAATCTTATTGAACGATGATGCGTTCGATCTTTCCAGCTCGGTCATCACCGATGCGTATCAGGTAGGCTCCTGAGGCTGCATAGGACATATCCAGGTCATAGGTGTAGACGCCATTGGATGGGTATATCCAATTGAAAACGACCATGCGACCTTGGGTATCCATCACTTGGAAGGTCAAGGGATCATGACTCACTTCGCTATCGAAATAGATCTGGAATCGGTCATCACCGAGGGTGCGTATCTCGATGTCATTGGGTCCAAGGATGCTTTCTAACAAGTCGACCGATCCGATGATCACCTTATAATCTTCTGTCTCACCAAAGGTGGTCCCATTACAGGCATTCCCGGGAACTGTTCCATCCCTGTTGGTCTTGACGCGTAGGAGATGTTCTCCAAGATCATCATCCGACTCGATCTCCACAGGTAGGATGTCTGTGTAGAGACCAGGTCCTTCTCCTTCAGCGATCTCTGTCGAGCTCAAGACCGTCTCCAATCCCGTGAAGGTGAAACTGTCATTGAAGTCCACCCAAGCCCTTACGAACTGGGAACCGTGCTCGGTAGTGATGGACATGTCATAGATGTTCCCTTGGTTGAGTGCAGCTACTTGGTCCAGAAATGCGGAATATCCGTTGGTGCCGCAGTCGGAGATATTATCGATATTCTCCAGGACCAGATGGCGGATTCCATCTCCTTGGGCGCAGTTGGAGACCGGCTGGCATACATTCTTAGGAACAGTGATGATATAGGAATCGTTGTCAGGTTGTGTATCGTCCGTCAGTGAGGTGAAGACATTCAACTCGAAATCCCCGATACCGTTCATATCGGCTTCTGCATCGAACTCGTACTGCATGTACTCCCCAGGACCGAGCGGACCGGCCACGGTCTCGATCACAGGGGTTCCACCATTGACACTGAATCCCACCAAGAAATCACTGTGGGTAGTTCCACCATAATTATGGATGGTCACGGTGACATCCTCATCATCCGGTTGTTCATCACCGACAATGGGTTCACTGATATACACCACACCAAGGTCATTGGGCATGAGGTTGGTGGCTGAAGTGCTGTAAGCGTCATTGGTCGCGTCTTGATCTGTTCCCAAAAGGGTAGTGGCGAAGAGCTCATATTCCTGATCGGTGACAGAAAGGTCTACAGTTCCAGTCAACGTATACTCGATCATGGCCCCCGGAGCGATCTCTTCGGTGATGATACCGGCCAATGGAGCTCCTCCATCCAAGGTGAATTCTACTGGGACGTTCGAAATCGGATCGATACCGAAATTCCGGACCAGTACAGTCACAGATTCGTCTGTTCCCATGGTAGAGGTGGTAGGAGAGAGTATGTCTACTACACCCACATCCGTATTGAGGTCGGGGGCGATCTTGAATACCCCAACTACATCTTTTCTGATCGGATCGAAGTACTCGGCAATGTGCCAGAACTTCTTCTCATCCACCGGGTCAACCGTGCAATGCGTGTAATCCGCGTATCGAAAGCTGGGGTCATTGCCTGAGCCTTGAGCGATCAGTGTTTCTTCCACGGTCATCGTATTCAAAGGATCGTTGGCCAGACGGCCGGTGTATTGGATTGCGATATTCTCTGAAGAACTCACTGTACTATAGGCCATCCCTATGTTCCCATTGGCATCCATGGCCATGCTGGCCGCAAATGCATGTTTACCTCCGGCCGGGCTGGTATAGGTACCTTCTTGATATATCTCCCAAGGCTCCCCATCTGCATCCTGTCTGAGTTCGTACCAGCGGACAGCCGCTAATTCTCCAGCACCCAAGGCATCGACCACGAAGTTGAATACGGCTGAATTATGGGTCGGGAATTTCCTGAACTGGGCCTGGTTCATGATGGTAGCCTGTAAGCAGTCGATATCGGGACCGGAAGGCTGCTGAAGGTTGGAGAAGCTTCCTCCGTCAAAAACACCGGTGAAGGTCTCGGTATTGATCTGCGTGGCACCACTGATCTCAGAGTTGTTGATGTTGTTCCAATCCACATTGACATTCCAGAGCTTGAGATGGTCGGTACTCACTCCGAACCACGCATTGTCCTGCATGTATACCACCGTAGCATTACCCGGTTCGGGCATCTCACCGCCCGTTACATTGAGTACCTGCGGACTGTAGAATCCGAATGTGGCGATACCCGGCAATGGGAATCCTACGTACTGCGCGGGAAGACCGTTGAGCATCTGATCACGCTCTACCACCCAGATACGGTCGCCATTGGCTCCGTTGTTGACATTGGCCGTCACGTAATATCCGTCCGACCAGATGGAGAACTTGGTATAATCCGGGAAGCTCCCTGTAGTGAATTGGGCCTGATAGAGATACCAACCATCATTCACCGGATCCGGACCTGCACACACGGCCATCTCGAATCCGTTGGGACTGCTATCGAACTCGGTGATGATGAATCGATCGGCCCACTTATCATACATGATGATCGGGTCTCCTAGATTGTTACCGGTGAGCACGGAAGAAAGAGAAGCTTCTGGAGTGAGAGGAACCCCATCCTTGTCAAAAATGCGGAAAGCCGTGTTCCATGCTCCCAGATAGTGATTCGGGCCAACGGCTCCGGTCGGATCACTTGGGGTGGAACCATTGCTAGGATCTGCATCGAAGACCAATAAGGGCGGATTGGATTTGAAGGTGTAGCTATTCTTCTGGAGCTCGTAAAGCGGGTCATCTCCTAGAGGAGTTCCCTTGCCAGGGACCACTCGGTTTCCGTCCCTGCGCTTGGGATTCATCTCCTGATCACCTGTGCGCTCTTCCGCTGGGATGAAGGTCCCATCCTTGAGTTGCTGTGCAATACTCGGAACATAGCTCACCTCGGTGATGATCCCATTGCTGGATGGCCCGCTCGTCTCGGGAGCTTGGGCATCAGAGGTAAGAAAAGAACAAAGAACGATGAGGCTAAGGAGTATCCTTCCTAAAGTCATGAAAGTGGTATTTGAGATTTACTGAGAAAACTAGAGCGCTGCGAAACTACCCATTATATAAGAAGAGTTCGGTCGGTGAGAAAGGGTCAGAAGGATCAAATCCTTCACCATCATTGGACTCTAAAAAGGGTGCTCGAAGGAGAATGCAGAGTGCTTTGCCCGCTTAGGAAGTAGACCCGCTCGGTCAGCGTTTGTGAACGAGTGATGGTCTTGACGTATATTCATGCGGCCGATAGACCTGCTATAATCTGCACAAATGCCGATTGCTTGATAATCAAGGCTGTATACATTTGAAACCGGAACAAACCATCAATCCATGAAACAACTATACGTATTTGCAACCTTCCTTCTATCCATGACCCTTACAGCACAGGACTGTACGGTCATCGATTTCACCATGACCACTGAGAACTGGGGTCAGGAGATCTCTTGGAATATAGCCGATGAATTCGGCAATGTGGTCTATGAGAACAATGTCCAATACACGAGCTACTCCTCGTTTACAGAGACTACATGCATATATGATGGGTGCTATACGCTCAATATGTTCGATTCATTTGGAGATGGATGGAATGGAGCTATACTCAATGCTCAATACAATGGTCTGTCACTGGCTTTTCAATTGTCGCAAGGCGAATTCGGACAAGCCGCCTTCCCAATCAATGTCACAGATTCATGTGATGTGGTGACTACGGATGTGTACGGCTGTACCGATCCTTCAGCTTCCAATTACAATCCTTTTGCCACCATCGATGATGGAAGCTGCTACTATCAGAACGATAGCATAGCTGGATGCACCGACCCGGCTGCTTTGAATTACAATCCCTGGGCGTCTATTGATGATGGTTCATGTGTGTATCCGGTAGAATGTGCTGACAATGAAGTACTGGCCAATGCTTATGTCTGTGTCTTCAGCAATGGGATGGATGTAGGTTTCGAGATCACTGACGATCAAGGCAATGTGGTCTATTCGCAACAGGGCTACAACAACTTCGCAATCGACAACTTCGATCTATGCTTGGAACTGGGAGTCTGCTACACAGCGCACTTGACCAATCTGAGCGGCCCCTTCGGCTGGTACAATGGATACTTCTGGATCAATTCCGGTGGAGCGCAGATCCTCACGGGCACCTTAGTGGATGGCCAAGCGCAGATGTCCATCGATTTCAGTGTGGACGGTACATGTGGGGACATACTCGGATGCACCGACCCCAATGCGGCCAACTATAACGCTAACGCGACTATTGATGATGGAAGCTGTGTATATGCACCTGCCAACGA
Encoded proteins:
- a CDS encoding T9SS type A sorting domain-containing protein, yielding MRKILSTLSILAVLVCFGQNSKTAGPSSNGLVTNIRYVPSIAEQLENGTFIPADNRTVHEAPPKRRGANKSVPGKGYPKGDDPLRLLQETAIKYQSKEPLLVFDADQNSNIGVTDPTGCVGPNHYLAAWNFGFRIFDKDGNPLVPEASLGTVLTNNTLGDPIVLYDKWADRYIITEFDASPNGFEMAISEGPDPVNDGWFVYQAQFTTGSFPDYTKFSIWSDGYYVTANVNNGANGDRVWVVERDEMLDGNPVQYVGFPLTGIATSGFYSPQAFNVTGGDLPAAGDATIVYLQDDAWGGISDDHLKLWTIDVDWGNIANSTISGPEEIVTEDFTSVFDGGSFSNFEQPTGPDVDGLQATVMNQAQFRKFPTYNSAVFNFLVDADGTAGETGAIRWYELRQDADGEPWSIYQEGTYVSTNEKDAFSASMAMDESGNIGMAYTTVSSTESIAIQYTGRYAADPLGVMTVEETLIAQGSNDCPGNRLADYVHLTVDPEDEKTFWHIAEYHNPGRDNVVGVFKLAPDFNTDVGVISVDAPVNGTLGAAEAVTITVRNYGIDEQSNVPVSYQIDGGTPQTGTVPGPIASGANVQYTFAQTGDFSVQGQTYMISATTSLSGDEDTSNDATVSDVTHLDPNDLGVTSIDAPVSSTDLTGSEAITVTIQNFGGEAQSGFDVAYTINAGAPIIENVADILEGDTEMSYTFSETGDFSQIGDYEITAYTSLPSDSDPSNDSSTETVTKQFCQPQTNCTLGDGIVQLILSNIDNNSGCDPDGYGDYTDLTVNLDQGTTYDLTITTEYGSQYVVAWIDMNDNFVFEDEEVVVDNYVIADGQGGGSYTETMDLVVPVDATLGEHIMRVKTNWNNPVPTDACEETTYGETEDYTANIGSVGLNESYLGDGEMIISTFEDDRFNIRFVNETLNKDLIIAIYNTSGQVVAQNWVYPVNGVYEYDLDMSYATPGAYLIRLGDQQGGKVKRIIVR